The following are encoded in a window of Bos indicus x Bos taurus breed Angus x Brahman F1 hybrid chromosome 4, Bos_hybrid_MaternalHap_v2.0, whole genome shotgun sequence genomic DNA:
- the AGAP3 gene encoding arf-GAP with GTPase, ANK repeat and PH domain-containing protein 3 isoform X7, whose translation MERGWPPADSCSRERPAACRRALSVCDSLDLHGAPADRAASALQAALCAAREQPARPRSVCSGGPGPPPPPTGARSLLLGLLRPRLGRRGTPDGRASAPGSAPSPAPSPASSPAPGRRSRPRGTQAPRPTSMTFLEVNRLELAAEAEGAGAGLGRAGSSGFLRGASLWSSQRWQVLRGGGGRSAPSPRRGLSALRKSFSFRLRRGQEIRRAESGLLPRVRTRSDGDASSLGAFPSRRDLLLGTEAPRAAPEAGRPRTAAGLWRLLTSRFRRREPMSAPVPSEPLWSRRAAAAPGLLGAPSDSFVNSQEWTLSRSVPELKVGIVGNLSSGKSALVHRYLTGTYVQEESPEGGRFKKEIVVDGQSYLLLIRDEGGPPELQFAAWVDAVVFVFSLEDEISFQTVYNYFLRLCSFRNTSEVPMVLVGTQDAISAANPRVIDDSRARKLSTDLKRCTYYETCATYGLNVERVFQDVAQKVVALRKKQQLAIGPCKSLPNSPSHSAVSAASIPAVHINQATNGGSSAFSDYSASVPSTPSISQRELRVETIAASSTPTPIRKQSKRRSNIFTICATVSNFSSTKRPFQLLPN comes from the exons ATGGAGCGGGGCTGGCCGCCGGCGGACAGCTGCAGCCGGGAGCGGCCCGCCGCCTGCCGCCGCGCCCTCAGCGTCTGCGACTCGCTGGACCTGCACGGCGCCCCGGCCGACCGCGCCGCCTCCGCCCTGCAGGCCGCCCTGTGCGCTGCGCGCGAGCAGCCGGCGCGGCCACGGAGCGTGTGCTCTGGCGGCCCggggccgccgccgccccccaccGGCGCCCGCAGCCTGCTGCTCGGACTCCTGCGCCCGCGCCTCGGCCGCCGCGGCACCCCCGACGGCCGCGCGTCGGCTCCCGGGTCCGCGCCCAGCCCCGCGCCGAGCCCCGCATCCAGCCCCGCGCCGGGTCGCCGCAGCCGGCCTCGGGGCACCCAGGCGCCGCGGCCCACCAGCATGACGTTCCTGGAGGTGAACCGCCTGGAGCTGGCGGCCGAGGCCGAGGGCGCGGGCGCGGGGCTGGGCCGCGCGGGGAGCTCCGGCTTCCTGCGGGGCGCCTCGCTCTGGAGCAGCCAGCGCTGGCAGGTGctgcgcggcggcggcgggcgcagCGCCCCGAGCCCCCGGCGCGGCCTGTCGGCGCTGAGGAAGAGCTTCAGTTTCCGCCTGCGCCGCGGCCAGGAGATCCGGCGCGCCGAGTCCGGGCTGCTGCCCCGCGTGCGCACCCGCAGCGACGGCGACGCCAGCTCCCTGGGCGCCTTCCCCAGCCGCCGCGACCTGCTGCTGGGCACCGAGGCCCCGCGCGCCGCGCCCGAGGCCGGCCGCCCCCGCACCGCCGCCGGCCTCTGGAGGCTGCTCACCAGCCGCTTCCGCCGGAGAGAGCCCATGTCCGCGCCCGTGCCGTCCGAGCCGCTGTGGAGCCGCCGGGCGGCCGCGGCCCCCGGACTCCTGGGCGCGCCGAGCG ACTCCTTTGTGAACAGCCAGGAGTGGACCCTGAGCCGCTCGGTGCCGGAGCTTAAAGTG GGCATTGTAGGGAACCTGTCTAGTGGGAAGTCGGCCCTGGTGCACCGCTATCTGACAGGGACCTATGTCCAGGAGGAGTCCCCTGAAG GGGGTCGGTTTAAGAAGGAGATTGTGGTGGATGGCCAGAGTTACCTGCTGCTGATCCGAGATGAAGGAGGCCCCCCCGAGCTCCAG tttgCCGCCTGGGTGGACGCAGTGGTGTTTGTGTTCAGCCTGGAGGATGAGATCAGCTTCCAGACGGTGTACAACTACTTCCTGCGCCTCTGCAGCTTCCGCAACACCAGCGAGGTGCCCATGGTGCTGGTGGGCACACAGG ACGCCATCAGTGCCGCGAACCCGCGGGTCATCGATGACAGCAGGGCCCGCAAGCTGTCCACAGACTTGAAGCGGTGCACCTACTACGAGACGTGTGCCACCTACGGGCTCAACGTGGAGCGCGTCTTCCAGGACG TGGCCCAGAAGGTAGTGGCCTTGCGGAAGAAGCAGCAGCTGGCCATCGGGCCCTGCAAGTCACTGCCCAACTCCCCCAGCCACTCGGCCGTGTCCGCCGCCTCCATCCCGGCCGTACACATCAACCAG GCCACGAATGGCGGCAGCAGCGCCTTCAGCGACTACTCGGCCTCAGTCCCCTCCACGCCCAGCATCAGCCAGCGGGAGCTGCGCGTGGAAACCATCgctgcctcctccacccccacaccCATCCGCAAGCAGTCCAAGCGGCGCTCCAACATCTTCACG ATATGTGCCACTGTTTCCAACTTTTCATCAACAAAAAGGCCTTTCCAACTCCTTCCAAATTAG